From the genome of Scytonema hofmannii PCC 7110, one region includes:
- a CDS encoding DUF4168 domain-containing protein — protein sequence MFKQLLTGSCIFLFLLVGNLSVQAQPKPVSPSSSPQSQPPASNTPTNTQVSSEELQKFARTIKQLIGIEQNANQEMSQTITKSGLSQQRFMEIYKSQKTPSAQPTQAVSSQEKQQFEKAFTNLRQIQQQAETKMKQVLQTEGLQPERFNQIEAAVRQDPALQKKVREMIKG from the coding sequence GTGTTCAAGCAACTTCTGACAGGTAGCTGTATTTTTCTTTTCTTGCTTGTCGGCAACCTGTCGGTTCAAGCACAACCAAAACCAGTATCCCCATCCTCATCCCCTCAATCTCAGCCTCCAGCATCCAATACTCCAACCAACACCCAAGTTAGTTCAGAAGAACTTCAAAAATTTGCACGCACAATAAAACAGTTGATAGGTATTGAGCAGAATGCAAATCAGGAAATGTCCCAGACGATCACTAAATCTGGTTTAAGTCAACAACGATTTATGGAGATTTATAAATCACAGAAAACCCCTTCTGCTCAACCAACACAAGCAGTCAGTTCCCAAGAAAAGCAGCAGTTTGAGAAGGCATTCACAAATTTGAGGCAGATTCAACAACAAGCTGAGACTAAAATGAAACAGGTATTGCAGACCGAAGGGCTACAACCAGAACGCTTTAATCAAATTGAAGCAGCCGTCAGACAAGATCCAGCGCTTCAGAAAAAAGTGCGCGAGATGATTAAGGGATAG
- a CDS encoding GlsB/YeaQ/YmgE family stress response membrane protein: protein MNLIAWVVLGLLAGAIAKAIYPGYQGGGILATLLLGIVGALVGGTLVNLVQTGTFTLTSATLSIPGLFVAVLGAIIAIFLYYRFSHRAL from the coding sequence ATGAATCTTATTGCTTGGGTTGTTTTGGGTCTTCTTGCTGGTGCGATCGCAAAAGCTATCTATCCCGGTTATCAAGGCGGTGGGATTTTAGCTACTTTACTTTTGGGAATTGTTGGTGCTTTAGTTGGCGGAACATTGGTTAACTTAGTGCAAACAGGAACTTTCACTCTAACTTCTGCAACGCTGAGTATTCCTGGTTTGTTTGTTGCTGTCTTAGGTGCAATTATTGCAATTTTCTTGTACTACCGATTTTCTCACAGAGCGCTCTAG